A window of the Helianthus annuus cultivar XRQ/B chromosome 4, HanXRQr2.0-SUNRISE, whole genome shotgun sequence genome harbors these coding sequences:
- the LOC110934113 gene encoding uncharacterized protein LOC110934113, translating to MGRGEDYRLPDSISGKWTDINRKCTNFQTVYQRLFSGWKSGSSDEDITQQALVEYMEANGHFPYMRCWQILRHSPKWATVSAPSGRSGNTRPSKRSKTNESGEPETPTSNARNTDLNEDIPDDEPVEELPRPPERKSQAKKPESSSMSMGTDMSNAFSEINKRLQDIHELGNKRLEENREVTEIMRDRQWAHDFEFYSKPHDHLTGKALKIALAQKERIEKKYNL from the coding sequence ATGGGTAGAGGAGAGGATTACCGCCTACCGGACTCTATATCGGGGAAGTGGACCGATATAAACAGGAAatgcacaaactttcaaaccgtgTACCAACGCTTGTTTTCCGGATGGAAAAGTGGAAGTAGCGATGAAGACATTACGCAACAGGCATTGGTCGAGTATATGGAGGCTAATGGCCATTTCCCGTACATGAGGTGTTGGCAAATCCTTCGCCATAGCCCCAAATGGGCCACCGTATCTGCTCCGAGTGGTCGTTCGGGAAATACACGGCCATCAAAGAGGTCCAAAACAAACGAGTCGGGTGAACCCGAAACGCCAACCTCCAACGCTCGAAACACCGACTTGAACGAGGATATTCCGGATGACGAGCCGGTGGAGGAGCTACCAAGACCGCCCGAAAGAAAAAGCCAGGCGAAAAAACCCGAGTCGTCGTCGATGTCTATGGGAACGGATATGAGTAACGCATTTTCGGAGATAAACAAGCGACTTCAAGACATACACGAACTCGGTAATAAACGTTTGGAGGAGAACCGCGAAGTTACGGAGATTATGCGGGATAGACAATGGGCTCACGACTTTGAGTTCTACTCGAAACCGCATGACCACTTAACGGGAAAAGCTTTGAAAATAGCGTTGGCACAAAAGGAGcggattgaaaaaaaatataacctttga